In a single window of the Cydia pomonella isolate Wapato2018A chromosome 2, ilCydPomo1, whole genome shotgun sequence genome:
- the LOC133533753 gene encoding RNA exonuclease 1 homolog, producing MLPSTGYFKGINCPFYDSGLCERPYCHFRHVKKELQGTSNDGIESGAILQKLVSAAVQKVLQQTDTSPSPTLPQSGVVESITEQSKAALVPKATYNPTPIAELNKINVDLETIDDVNDQKKRHIPVPYTPRKPASLPMKRSFDSDNTSKPFVFIPPPLKYTPGSTESIQLDQYTPKGTVESTEKYTPGIEPELPEYSPVENQNSSKLNYIPSDKNVTKKKNILEYKPAKVAPKPDVPSVTYQPTPRSLAPCFSSDEEEPETKKPKLVSDLKDFDDLEPEFDILDQILNEEKPTVDVKKKSLSDDTSKKKSSKKHKENNNEACRKNKKSPTSLDSKKSSREKSKNEKDRSTSREKHKHDNKSSSSSKTSNHKSSSKDKDKKKYKEDKKDKKHPSSRNSDRSSRLSEKHSKSSEKETRKSSSSKSSTSDRKNKEHKSNSSSKKSKEKREKTAQDNNSINGFSDSDNIDISNDNIDFDQNDEETYLSESDEEAIALECKKIFEEYEPTKKTHVYEDFENKVQNDVEEEYVPTKKRISRTLDKNVKILPKPPAKPDFKLNAAQAMAERLGKIKEYHAAKNNLQLPSNEQSIPKVDFARNSSNTSTKIRIAHVPYASTMMNAKKVLPPSQTVAKQQPSTSSTIVQTVKKGVQRVAHMPNEKFIDRPGVLEPLASKIPANIRSTYLNMMIDQCLNIYLSAVDAYARAQHEELATSKKCSTVQIYKNSAVLTISRLKKELQECKGVKKSGTDCNTLQKLPQGISGQSGNAGSWSIENKYKKIIDSKEFNGAKLYNNVKKWVLTEEQLQSNGFPRLHPNGKKGAAIIYAQNKQKPPVGNIRMCCRCKKEFMIDKKGFAVVKEECIYHPNNKYRVRGEARYQCCSQDGMADGCCVAPSHVYEYLDYDNLKGYVRTLPPETKSDDYGVYSLDCEMCYTTHGLDLTRVTVINSACKVVYETLVKPLHPIIDYNTRYSGITEEHMAEVKTTLLEVQATLLTMFNSKTILIGHSLESDFKALKLIHDTVIDTSVLFPHKMGPPYKRALRNLSSEHLKKIIQNSVDGHDSAEDAMVCMELIHYKLKEDLKTR from the coding sequence ATGCTTCCATCTACTGGCTACTTTAAGGGAATCAACTGCCCATTTTATGATAGTGGTTTATGCGAGCGACCTTATTGTCATTTTCGTCATGTTAAAAAAGAATTGCAAGGCACGTCGAATGATGGGATCGAAAGTGGAGCGATTCTGCAGAAACTTGTGTCGGCGGCGGTCCAAAAGGTTCTTCAGCAGACTGATACCTCGCCTTCACCAACGTTGCCACAATCAGGGGTTGTGGAGAGTATAACAGAGCAAAGCAAAGCAGCATTAGTACCTAAGGCTACATATAATCCAACCCCTATCGCAGAACTGAACAAAATTAATGTGGACCTAGAAACTATCGATGATGTCAATGACCAGAAGAAAAGGCATATTCCAGTCCCTTACACACCAAGAAAACCTGCTAGTTTACCCATGAAAAGATCTTTTGATAGTGACAATACATCAAAGCCATTTGTATTCATACCACCTCCTCTTAAATACACACCGGGTTCTACTGAAAGTATACAATTAGATCAATATACACCTAAGGGCACTGTAGAGTCAACAGAGAAGTATACACCTGGTATAGAACCTGAACTGCCGGAGTATTCTCCTGTGGAAAATCAGAATTCAAGTAAATTAAACTACATTCCGTCAGATAAAAATGTTACCAAGAAGAAAAATATACTGGAATATAAACCTGCCAAAGTAGCTCCCAAACCAGATGTTCCATCAGTTACCTACCAGCCCACACCGCGCTCCCTGGCACCATGTTTCTCCAGTGATGAAGAAGAGCCAGAAACTAAGAAACCCAAATTAGTTAGTGACTTAAAGGATTTTGATGATTTAGAACCAGAGTTTGATATATTGGATCAAATATTAAATGAAGAAAAACCAACAGTAGATGTTAAAAAGAAATCACTATCTGATGATAcaagtaagaaaaaatcttcaaagaaacataaagaaaataacaatgaagcttgcagaaaaaataaaaaatcaccaACTTCTCTTGATTCAAAAAAGTCATCACGGGAAAAAAGCAAGAATGAAAAGGATAGATCAACTTCTCGTGAGAAACATAAACATGACAATAAGTCAAGTAGTTCTAGTAAAACATCAAATCACAAAAGTTCTAGCAAAGATaaggacaaaaaaaaatacaaagaagaTAAAAAAGATAAGAAACACCCTAGTTCCAGAAACAGTGATAGAAGCTCAAGACTTTCAGAGAAACATTCAAAAAGTTCTGAAAAAGAAACAAGAAAATCCAGCAGCTCTAAAAGCAGTACTTcggatagaaaaaataaagaacatAAATCTAATAGCTCTTCTAAGAAGTCAAAAGAAAAACGAGAAAAAACTGCACAGGACAATAATTCTATCAATGGGTTCTCAGATAGTGATAACATTGACATTTCAAATGATAATATTGATTTTGATCAAAATGATGAGGAGACATATCTTTCAGAGTCCGATGAAGAAGCAATAGCATTAGAgtgtaaaaaaatttttgaagAGTATGAACCTACCAAAAAAACTCATGTTTATGAAGACTTTGAAAATAAAGTGCAAAATGATGTTGAGGAGGAATATGTGCCCACTAAAAAAAGAATATCTCGGACACTggataaaaatgttaaaatattacctaagcCCCCTGCAAAAcctgattttaaattaaatgcagCTCAAGCTATGGCAGAGAGGTTGGGCAAAATTAAAGAATATCATgctgcaaaaaataatttacagctACCTAGTAATGAACAAAGCATCCCTAAAGTAGATTTTGCTCGGAATAGTTCAAACACAAGTACCAAGATACGCATTGCGCATGTACCTTATGCGTCAACTATGATGAATGCAAAAAAAGTTTTACCACCCAGCCAAACTGTAGCCAAACAACAGCCTTCAACCAGCTCGACTATAGTTCAAACTGTCAAAAAAGGTGTGCAAAGAGTTGCCCATATGCCTAATGAAAAATTTATTGATAGACCTGGAGTTCTTGAACCACTTGCCTCAAAAATACCTGCTAATATAAGATCTACATATTTGAATATGATGATTGACcaatgtttaaatatatatctctCTGCAGTAGATGCTTATGCTCGAGCTCAGCATGAAGAGTTAGCCACTAGTAAAAAATGTTCTACTGTGCAAATATACAAGAACTCTGCTGTGCTAACAATTAGTAGGCTCAAAAAAGAATTGCAAGAATGCAAAGGAGTAAAAAAATCAGGGACAGACTGTAATACATTGCAGAAGTTACCACAGGGTATATCTGGGCAATCTGGTAATGCTGGATCATGgagtatagaaaataaatataaaaaaattatagactCAAAGGAATTTAATGGTGCAAAACTATATAACAACGTAAAAAAATGGGTGTTAACTGAAGAACAATTACAAAGTAATGGTTTTCCTAGGCTTCATCCAAATGGAAAGAAAGGTGCAGCTATAATTTAcgcacaaaacaaacaaaaaccacCTGTGGGAAATATAAGAATGTGCTGTAGATGTAAGAAAGAATTCATGATAGATAAAAAAGGTTTTGCAGTTGTTAAAGAAGAATGCATTTACCAtcctaataataaatatagagtCCGCGGTGAGGCTCGCTATCAGTGCTGCAGCCAAGATGGAATGGCTGATGGTTGCTGTGTTGCACCCAGTCATGTCTATGAGTACCTTGATTATGACAATCTTAAGGGCTATGTAAGAACACTACCACCTGAAACAAAATCAGATGATTATGGTGTTTATTCATTAGATTGTGAAATGTGTTACACTACACACGGTTTAGATTTAACTAGGGTAACAGTTATTAACTCAGCTTGCAAAGTTGTATATGAAACACTTGTGAAGCCACTTCATCCAATAATAGATTATAATACAAGATATTCTGGAATAACTGAAGAACATATGGCTGAAGTGAAAACTACTCTACTGGAAGTCCAGGCGACATTACTTACTATGTTTAATAGTAAAACTATACTTATAGGTCATAGTTTAGAATCAGATTTCAAAGCTTTAAAGCTTATCCATGACACTGTAATTGATACAAGTGTTTTGTTTCCTCATAAAATGGGCCCACCATATAAAAGAGCGCTAAGAAACTTGTCCTCTGaacatttgaaaaaaattattcaaaattctgTAGATGGACATGACAGTGCCGAAGATGCCATGGTGTGTATGGAGTtaatacattataaattaaaagagGACTTAAAAACAAGATGA
- the LOC133533814 gene encoding deoxyuridine 5'-triphosphate nucleotidohydrolase: MPAETHPILKFTRLSEHAFAPVRGSEKAAGFDLKSAYDYVVPARGKEVVKTDLQLELPSGCYGRVAPRSGLAVKNFIDVGAGVIDEDYRGNVGVVLFNHSDQDFKVTKGDRIAQLICERVYYPDLVEVGSLSETKRADGGFGSTGTQ; this comes from the exons ATGCCCGCTGAAACACACCCAATCCTAAAATTCACACGTCTGAGTGAACATGCTTTCGCTCCTGTACGTGGTTCCGAGAAGGCTGCTGGTTTCGATCTGAAGAG TGCTTATGACTATGTAGTTCCTGCTCGTGGCAAAGAAGTAGTGAAGACTGATTTGCAGCTTGAACTGCCCTCAGGATGTTATGGCAGAGTGGCCCCTCGCTCTGGCCTGGCGGTAAAAAACTTCATTGATGTTGGAG CTGGGGTGATCGACGAAGACTATAGAGGAAATGTTGGAGTAGTGCTCTTTAATCATTCCGACCAAGATTTTAAGGTGACTAAAGGTGATCGAATTGCACAGTTGATTTGTGAAAGGGTTTACTATCCAGATCTTGTTGAAGTTGGGAGTTTGTCAGAAACAAAGCGAGCCGATGGAGGATTTGGTTCTACAGGAACtcaataa